The following proteins are encoded in a genomic region of Magallana gigas chromosome 1, xbMagGiga1.1, whole genome shotgun sequence:
- the LOC136275579 gene encoding tachykinin-like peptides receptor 86C → MANESIAVLLTERNAEKMFPNTVIHLIEGGVGVFGNIVVLIMYTKYIADKSGSRYFIPILALVDLFGCLSNVIEYHLDNTMMYTYPSVALCKILLFLMILTAGFSAHLIFSIALQRYLMICRPLGPQMTKRFCRIAIVVIFGVSFGYSAPVLNFANLYERMTKFNSGNSSRYITLLYCHFDDKRESSVMVPYFGTLLFLTFINIIATSGLYIPVTRAIYRTLLTSNVQGKEHGNKPATSHRAEQTATQETSRKQKARKKISVMFLVIIIVYVVSYMTSLVTQIHTFVNPMYLTGFRLNIYYFFLRFNLLNHIANPYIYWFYDVKFRKELRRLCCGRFQSKQVHS, encoded by the coding sequence ATGGCGAATGAATCCATAGCAGTCCTACTGACGGAGAGAAACGCGGAGAAAATGTTCCCTAATACCGTGATCCACTTGATTGAGGGTGGAGTTGGAGTATTCGGCAACATCGTTGTTCTTATAATGTACACGAAATATATCGCCGATAAGAGCGGTTCGAGGTACTTTATTCCTATTCTGGCTCTTGTGGACCTTTTTGGATGTCTGTCAAACGTGATCGAATATCACCTGGACAACACAATGATGTACACCTACCCAAGCGTTGCTCTGTGCAAAATTTTACTGTTTCTCATGATTTTGACTGCGGGATTTTCAGCTCATCTGATTTTCTCAATTGCCCTGCAGCGGTATCTGATGATTTGCCGCCCTCTCGGTCCCCAAATGACCAAAAGGTTCTGCAGAATAGCCATAGTGGTCATCTTCGGTGTTTCATTTGGATATTCGGCCCCTGTGTTAAACTTCGCAAATTTATATGAAAGAATGACAAAATTCAATTCAGGAAATTCCTCTCGTTACATCACCTTATTGTATTGCCATTTTGACGACAAGAGAGAATCAAGTGTGATGGTTCCATATTTCGGAACCCTTCTATTTCTTACGTTCATTAATATAATAGCGACTTCCGGTTTATACATTCCTGTGACCAGAGCTATATATCGAACACTCTTGACTTCCAATGTTCAGGGCAAAGAACATGGGAACAAACCTGCAACCAGCCATAGAGCTGAACAAACTGCCACCCAGGAAACCAGTCGAAAACAGAAAGCGCGCAAAAAAATCAGTGTCATGTTTCTGGTGATTATTATTGTGTACGTAGTTTCGTACATGACGTCGCTAGTCACACAGATCCACACTTTCGTAAATCCTATGTATTTGACAGGATTCCGACTCAACATATATTACTTCTTTCTACGCTTCAATTTGCTTAACCATATCGCTAACCCGTATATCTACTGGTTCTATGACGTCAAGTTTCGGAAGGAATTACGTCGATTATGCTGTGGAAGATTCCAGAGTAAACAAGTCCATTCTTAG